From a region of the Rhodococcus opacus B4 genome:
- a CDS encoding helicase associated domain-containing protein, whose product MTADHDGRKNGRDNPSATGVRSEQPPTGRAGGAGDESWNAGFAALRRYVERCGNAAPPAPTRATGIDLGRWVRRIRDVYWHGTLSPDRIRILEALPGWTWGPARPKSWRSGFLALRRFLEAHRTAVVPETALVDGVALAEWARTQREEHAAGTLAPPRVAALDTLPHWQWDPEMYRWTQGLHTLRDHVRVHGSADVPRSAQSEGFPLGTWIGRCRQDFHAGALAPERIAALEQLPGWRWSRVDESWLAGLSELRRFIDTHGHAAPSQRYTVGQFRLGMWVARRRREYRAGKLAPDRVTELEALPGWQWNPADERWRQGFTALTAYAAAHGHASPAHRETVNGDAVGKWVANQRRRHARGHLGADRVASLEALPGWVWAGRRHPQH is encoded by the coding sequence ATGACGGCAGACCACGACGGTAGGAAGAATGGCCGAGACAACCCCTCCGCCACCGGCGTCCGCAGTGAACAACCACCGACCGGTCGTGCGGGCGGCGCCGGTGACGAATCCTGGAACGCCGGGTTCGCGGCCCTTCGCCGCTACGTCGAACGGTGTGGGAACGCCGCCCCGCCGGCCCCCACCCGCGCCACCGGAATCGACCTCGGCCGGTGGGTGCGGCGGATCCGGGACGTGTACTGGCACGGCACCCTCAGCCCGGACCGCATCCGCATCCTCGAGGCACTGCCCGGGTGGACCTGGGGACCGGCTCGGCCGAAGAGCTGGCGGTCCGGTTTCCTGGCCTTGCGCCGTTTCCTCGAGGCCCACCGCACCGCGGTGGTGCCCGAAACCGCCCTGGTCGACGGCGTCGCGCTCGCCGAATGGGCGCGCACCCAACGCGAGGAGCATGCCGCCGGCACGCTGGCCCCACCGCGGGTCGCGGCCCTCGACACGCTGCCCCACTGGCAATGGGACCCCGAGATGTATCGCTGGACGCAGGGCCTGCACACGCTCCGCGACCATGTCCGGGTGCACGGGTCGGCGGACGTTCCACGCTCCGCGCAGAGTGAGGGGTTTCCCCTCGGCACCTGGATTGGGCGCTGCCGGCAGGACTTCCACGCCGGCGCCCTCGCCCCGGAGCGGATCGCCGCGCTCGAGCAGCTACCCGGGTGGCGCTGGAGCCGCGTCGACGAAAGCTGGCTCGCCGGGCTGTCCGAGCTGCGCCGGTTCATCGACACGCACGGGCACGCCGCGCCCAGCCAGCGGTACACGGTGGGCCAGTTCCGGCTGGGTATGTGGGTGGCCCGGCGGCGGCGCGAGTACCGCGCCGGAAAGCTCGCGCCCGACCGCGTCACCGAGCTCGAGGCGCTGCCCGGGTGGCAGTGGAACCCCGCCGACGAGCGGTGGCGGCAAGGTTTCACCGCACTGACCGCCTACGCCGCCGCGCACGGGCACGCCAGTCCGGCGCATCGAGAAACCGTCAACGGTGATGCGGTCGGCAAATGGGTCGCCAATCAGCGTCGCCGGCATGCCCGCGGCCACCTGGGCGCCGACCGCGTCGCCTCGCTCGAGGCACTGCCGGGCTGGGTGTGGGCAGGGCGCAGACACCCGCAGCACTGA
- the pstA gene encoding phosphate ABC transporter permease PstA produces MTTTSVKKTPVDLGKVLVTGKRRNRTRSAVFAGILWVCLALSCLFLFAVLAVIIVEGLARFDWNLISQQPSRLHPETSGVQSAIFGTLWVMLGTIILAIPIGIAGAVYLEEYADSTKWWNRLIELNIQNLVAVPTIIYGILTLAFVVRGPISLGPVVLAGSVALALLILPVIIITTREALRSVPRDIRDASLALGATLWQTTWKQVLPSAISGIATGTILALSRAIGEAAPLLLVGATVFVTVNPEGFLDRYTVLPVQIFNLVKLPEEANQQLAWATILLLMVILLAMNGLAIWMRNRFQRRW; encoded by the coding sequence ATGACCACGACGTCGGTGAAGAAGACTCCCGTCGATCTCGGGAAGGTTCTCGTCACGGGCAAGCGGCGCAACCGCACCCGTTCGGCGGTATTCGCCGGGATCCTGTGGGTGTGCCTGGCGCTCTCGTGCCTGTTCCTGTTCGCGGTGCTGGCGGTCATCATCGTCGAGGGACTGGCCCGCTTCGACTGGAACCTGATCTCCCAGCAGCCGTCCCGGCTGCACCCGGAAACCTCCGGTGTGCAGTCGGCGATCTTCGGCACCCTGTGGGTGATGCTCGGCACCATCATCTTGGCCATCCCGATCGGTATCGCCGGCGCGGTCTATCTCGAGGAGTACGCGGACAGCACCAAGTGGTGGAATCGGCTGATCGAACTCAACATTCAGAACCTGGTCGCGGTGCCGACGATCATCTACGGCATCCTGACGTTGGCGTTCGTGGTGCGCGGTCCGATCTCGCTGGGCCCGGTGGTGCTGGCCGGCTCGGTGGCCCTGGCCCTGCTCATCCTGCCGGTGATCATCATCACCACCCGCGAGGCGCTGCGCTCGGTGCCGCGGGACATCCGGGACGCCTCCCTGGCGTTGGGCGCCACCCTGTGGCAGACCACCTGGAAGCAGGTCTTGCCGTCCGCGATCTCCGGTATCGCCACCGGCACGATCCTGGCCCTGTCCCGGGCGATCGGGGAGGCCGCCCCGCTGCTGCTGGTCGGGGCGACGGTGTTCGTCACCGTCAATCCCGAGGGCTTCCTGGATCGGTACACGGTGCTGCCGGTGCAGATCTTCAACCTGGTGAAGTTGCCCGAGGAGGCGAATCAGCAGCTGGCGTGGGCCACAATTTTACTGTTGATGGTCATCCTGCTCGCGATGAACGGCCTCGCGATCTGGATGCGCAACCGTTTCCAGCGGCGCTGGTGA
- the pstB gene encoding phosphate ABC transporter ATP-binding protein PstB, translating to MSTEEESTPVLDAQDEQLLKRIAHHHAPRAPKGGRSYAMMATDGLGVSYSGLRAIGEVNLSFAANEVTALIGPSGCGKSTVLRCLNRMNDLIPGAKVHGTVTYRDIDINDAAVDVIELRRRVGMVFQKPNPFPKSIYDNVAYGPRVTGMKTHSMDEVVERALRAAAVWDEVKDKLKQDATGLSGGQQQRLCIARAIATEPEVILMDEPCSALDPIATAKIEDLIDELSEKFTIIIVTHNMQQAARVSHRTAFFTAEADEHGNREGKLVEFDITEKIFSAPADPRTEAYISGRFG from the coding sequence ATGAGTACCGAAGAAGAGTCGACGCCCGTCCTCGATGCGCAGGACGAGCAGCTGCTCAAGCGAATCGCCCACCACCACGCCCCCCGGGCACCGAAGGGCGGCAGGTCCTACGCCATGATGGCCACCGATGGCCTCGGGGTCAGCTACAGCGGCCTCCGCGCGATCGGTGAGGTGAACCTATCGTTCGCCGCCAACGAGGTCACCGCGCTGATCGGCCCCTCCGGGTGCGGGAAGTCGACCGTGTTGCGGTGCCTGAACCGGATGAACGACCTCATTCCCGGCGCGAAGGTGCACGGCACGGTCACCTACCGCGACATCGACATCAACGACGCCGCGGTCGATGTGATCGAGTTGCGCCGCCGGGTCGGCATGGTGTTCCAGAAGCCGAACCCGTTCCCGAAGTCGATCTACGACAACGTCGCCTACGGGCCGCGCGTGACCGGCATGAAGACCCACAGCATGGACGAGGTCGTCGAGAGGGCGCTGCGTGCCGCCGCCGTGTGGGACGAGGTCAAGGACAAGCTCAAGCAGGACGCGACCGGCCTGTCCGGCGGTCAGCAGCAGCGCCTGTGCATCGCCCGCGCGATCGCCACCGAACCCGAGGTCATCTTGATGGACGAACCGTGCTCGGCCCTCGATCCCATCGCCACGGCGAAGATCGAAGACCTGATCGACGAGCTGTCCGAAAAGTTCACCATCATCATCGTCACGCACAACATGCAGCAGGCCGCCCGGGTGTCGCATCGCACCGCGTTCTTCACCGCCGAGGCCGACGAGCACGGCAATCGGGAGGGCAAGCTGGTCGAGTTCGACATCACCGAGAAGATCTTCTCCGCGCCGGCCGACCCGCGGACCGAGGCCTACATCAGCGGCCGGTTCGGCTGA
- a CDS encoding tyrosine-type recombinase/integrase, whose translation MIGDGEPERDLAQLLVPRSGRLEATGNRYEPYQLLDPDGVPVVAVTAYFRDLLASGRAESTLRSYGMDLLRWFRFLWSDTGVAWDRATRVEARDFCRWMQVAGKQPRPHWRASGAALSSKPARGQAFAPSVRAHSETVLRSFYDFHRDAGTGPIINPFPLDRSRRAGRAHAHHNPMEQHGNERSGRYRPKVPRRVPRSVPDSEFNEIFARLPSHRDRALIAFYVSTGARASELLSTTLAGVDPGRQLITVVRKGTRELQELPASTDAFVWLRLYQVEMADLIPKGRRQPLWWTLRRPARPLTYHAVHRMFERVNQQAGTSVTLHALRHTATYRMAEDPALPLTDVQFVLGHAQLTTTQIYLTPRKEDVIRRVLAHHAEQTRRAVERARPAPAPGYRPETLDALFGNGVS comes from the coding sequence ATGATCGGAGACGGTGAGCCCGAGCGGGATTTGGCCCAATTGCTGGTTCCTCGGTCGGGTCGGCTGGAGGCGACGGGCAATCGGTACGAGCCCTATCAGCTGCTTGATCCTGATGGGGTGCCCGTGGTGGCGGTCACCGCCTACTTCCGGGATCTGCTGGCCTCGGGGCGAGCGGAGTCCACGCTCCGTTCGTATGGGATGGATCTGCTGCGATGGTTCCGGTTCCTGTGGTCCGACACCGGCGTCGCGTGGGACCGGGCGACTCGGGTCGAAGCCCGTGATTTCTGCAGATGGATGCAGGTCGCAGGGAAGCAGCCTCGCCCGCATTGGCGCGCGTCTGGAGCGGCCCTGTCATCGAAACCGGCTCGTGGTCAAGCCTTCGCGCCGTCGGTGCGTGCGCATTCCGAAACGGTGCTGCGCTCGTTCTATGACTTTCACCGAGATGCGGGCACCGGGCCGATCATCAACCCGTTCCCGCTGGACCGGTCCCGCCGCGCCGGTCGGGCGCACGCGCACCACAATCCCATGGAGCAGCACGGCAACGAGCGCAGCGGGCGGTATCGGCCCAAAGTGCCCCGCCGGGTCCCGCGCAGCGTCCCGGACAGCGAGTTCAACGAGATCTTCGCCCGGCTGCCGTCGCATCGTGACCGGGCACTGATCGCCTTCTACGTGTCAACGGGGGCGCGGGCGTCGGAGTTGCTGTCGACCACGCTGGCGGGAGTGGATCCAGGGCGGCAGTTGATCACGGTGGTGCGCAAGGGAACCCGCGAGTTGCAGGAACTGCCGGCGTCCACGGACGCGTTCGTGTGGTTGCGGCTCTACCAGGTGGAGATGGCCGATCTGATCCCCAAGGGACGCAGGCAGCCGCTGTGGTGGACGCTGCGACGTCCTGCCCGGCCGCTGACCTATCACGCCGTGCACCGCATGTTCGAGCGAGTCAACCAGCAGGCAGGCACCTCGGTGACGTTGCATGCCTTGCGGCACACGGCGACCTATCGGATGGCCGAGGACCCGGCCTTGCCGCTGACCGATGTCCAATTCGTCCTTGGTCATGCTCAGTTGACCACGACTCAGATTTACCTGACGCCCCGCAAGGAGGATGTGATCCGGCGGGTGCTGGCCCACCACGCCGAGCAGACTCGGCGGGCGGTTGAGCGGGCCCGCCCGGCCCCGGCGCCCGGCTACCGGCCGGAGACGCTGGACGCCCTGTTCGGCAATGGCGTGTCGTGA
- the pstC gene encoding phosphate ABC transporter permease subunit PstC, producing MRRPATKVSSGPITAGSPGARSGGLPPVGLPVDLSAQSNRIGERIIKVLLAGSAFLSVVITAAIVVALIAPLFTFFQNVTIWEFLTGTTWTAGFGSKTSWTDKEWGVLPLVAGTLSTTIIALLVAVPLGLGAATYLAEYADERIRRVVKPILEILAGVPTVVYGVFALTMVTPLLQDWVGAQIFNNLSPGIVMGFMIVPTVASLSEDAMSAVPHAMREGSYALGANRMQTTVRVVFPAALSGIVAAIVLGLSRAVGETMIVAIAAGSQPQFTLNPLVGAQTMTGFIAQVASGDAPQGSPVYYSLFAVGALLFFLTLLINMVSITLVRRYRQAY from the coding sequence ATGCGAAGGCCGGCAACTAAAGTGAGTTCCGGCCCGATCACGGCGGGCTCCCCGGGCGCACGCTCGGGGGGGCTGCCGCCGGTCGGATTACCGGTCGACCTCAGCGCGCAGAGCAACCGCATCGGCGAGCGGATCATCAAGGTCCTTCTCGCCGGTTCGGCGTTTCTGTCGGTGGTCATCACCGCGGCGATCGTGGTGGCCCTGATCGCCCCGCTGTTCACGTTCTTCCAGAACGTGACCATCTGGGAGTTCCTGACCGGCACCACCTGGACGGCCGGGTTCGGCAGCAAGACGAGTTGGACCGACAAGGAATGGGGTGTGCTGCCGCTGGTCGCCGGCACCCTGAGCACCACGATCATCGCCCTGCTCGTCGCGGTGCCGCTCGGCCTCGGTGCCGCCACCTACCTGGCGGAGTACGCCGACGAGCGGATCCGCCGGGTCGTCAAACCGATCCTGGAGATCCTGGCCGGGGTGCCGACCGTGGTCTACGGCGTCTTCGCGCTGACCATGGTCACCCCGCTGCTGCAGGACTGGGTGGGCGCGCAGATCTTCAACAACCTCTCGCCCGGCATCGTGATGGGCTTCATGATCGTCCCGACGGTGGCGTCCCTGTCGGAGGATGCCATGTCGGCGGTGCCGCACGCGATGCGTGAGGGCTCCTACGCGCTGGGCGCGAACCGGATGCAGACCACGGTGCGGGTGGTGTTCCCCGCCGCGCTGTCCGGGATCGTGGCCGCGATCGTGCTGGGCCTGTCCCGGGCGGTCGGTGAGACGATGATCGTCGCCATCGCCGCCGGTAGCCAACCGCAGTTCACCCTCAACCCGCTGGTGGGTGCGCAGACCATGACCGGGTTCATCGCGCAGGTCGCCAGCGGTGACGCCCCGCAGGGCAGCCCGGTGTACTACTCGCTGTTCGCGGTCGGTGCGCTGCTGTTCTTCCTCACGCTGCTGATCAACATGGTCAGCATCACCCTGGTGCGCAGATACCGGCAGGCCTACTGA
- a CDS encoding winged helix-turn-helix transcriptional regulator translates to MSIDARRVDEVVTLTDRRASTSRDGRVLLAEPDPVIAAALIDSADGAGVRTQWCTDGAAALLAVGANLPAVLVVAPEMVGGVSAVQVIATVRGHSDVPILVGAQPGNETLTRQAIAAGATATTVRPYDFTDIRQFMQHPPAPPPRTALVAGPIRVDASGFEVHVRDVEVLLTRREFELLSYLIEQRGRVASADQISRAVWGRATDTNTVAVHIRRLRTKLGADPDHGHIIRTIRGVGYRLAPSLCE, encoded by the coding sequence GTGAGCATCGACGCACGGCGGGTGGACGAGGTCGTGACACTCACCGACCGGCGGGCCTCCACCTCGCGGGACGGCCGGGTCCTGCTCGCCGAACCCGACCCGGTCATCGCCGCCGCACTGATCGACTCGGCCGACGGCGCCGGCGTCCGGACTCAGTGGTGCACCGACGGCGCCGCCGCGCTACTGGCGGTCGGCGCGAATCTTCCCGCCGTCCTCGTGGTCGCACCCGAGATGGTGGGCGGTGTCAGCGCCGTCCAGGTGATCGCGACGGTACGCGGGCACTCGGATGTGCCCATCCTGGTCGGTGCACAGCCCGGGAACGAGACCCTCACCCGGCAGGCGATCGCGGCCGGGGCCACCGCCACGACGGTGCGACCGTACGATTTCACCGATATCCGGCAGTTCATGCAGCACCCACCCGCGCCACCGCCTCGAACGGCACTGGTCGCCGGCCCCATCCGCGTCGACGCCTCCGGTTTCGAGGTGCATGTCCGCGACGTGGAAGTCCTGCTGACGCGCCGCGAATTCGAGCTGCTGAGCTATCTGATCGAACAACGCGGCCGGGTTGCCAGCGCCGACCAGATCAGCAGGGCGGTGTGGGGTCGCGCCACCGACACCAACACCGTCGCCGTCCACATCCGGAGACTGCGCACCAAGCTCGGAGCAGATCCCGATCACGGGCACATCATCAGAACAATCCGTGGAGTGGGGTACCGGTTGGCGCCCTCTCTGTGCGAATGA
- a CDS encoding integrase/recombinase produces the protein MTRAPFVVDNAHTQKIRLRGLTFLLDWLEAQPGGTWQERWLASGADSAGAGWRKIPARWLQEHGLVAEWRLEALTSALLVAISADLVRPALGWLVAKATGPGSLVRHLAQTRDPDGFARLRILCDADPHVSSIANSHTLYRAAEIIAAKGGLLADVTVGDVLELLDVELDTLASVSGDAAVFYRLLRTAGVVGPDSPSTLREVRGESPRVLRRLGYLVPASARTGVSR, from the coding sequence TTGACCCGCGCACCTTTTGTGGTGGACAACGCCCACACCCAGAAGATCCGCCTCCGAGGGTTGACGTTTCTGCTGGACTGGTTGGAGGCCCAGCCGGGCGGGACCTGGCAGGAGCGCTGGCTTGCCAGCGGAGCCGACTCCGCAGGCGCGGGATGGCGCAAGATCCCGGCCCGATGGCTGCAGGAGCACGGCCTGGTCGCCGAATGGCGGTTGGAAGCGCTGACCTCGGCGTTGTTGGTGGCGATCAGCGCAGATCTCGTGCGCCCCGCGCTGGGTTGGCTGGTGGCCAAAGCGACAGGCCCGGGAAGCCTGGTGCGTCACCTGGCACAGACGCGTGACCCCGACGGGTTCGCCAGGCTGCGGATCCTGTGCGACGCGGATCCCCACGTCTCCTCGATCGCCAACAGCCACACCTTGTATCGCGCCGCCGAGATCATCGCGGCCAAGGGTGGCCTGCTGGCCGACGTCACCGTCGGGGACGTCCTGGAGTTGCTGGACGTCGAACTCGACACGCTGGCATCGGTGTCCGGGGACGCCGCCGTGTTCTACCGGCTGCTGCGCACGGCAGGTGTCGTCGGCCCAGACTCGCCGTCGACGCTGCGGGAGGTACGGGGTGAATCGCCCCGGGTTCTACGGAGGCTCGGCTATCTGGTTCCGGCCTCAGCGAGGACCGGTGTCTCACGGTAG
- a CDS encoding tyrosine-type recombinase/integrase has translation MTTMRAFPVQMPSGTRYWTVIDEDLLVMSVADAYLRYVRFGRDGAESTTKSYAGAVALYLSWCAATGQDWQAAAGKMPSFVLWLRHSPSQPGGATAGGVGTIVVRGPRRINCVLAGVRGFLAFAVDHGDAPRGVLGQLYELADSQDLPAEARGEDGAWRLRMRARHRVPIVRQRPGRASDDDVLLLLRACRSARDRLLMLLLALAGLRRGEVVGLRREDVHFLLDSSALGCSFPGSHLHVVRRQNINGAWAKSRHSRIVPVDSLVVQAHDQYVAERATKAGAWESDFVFVNLFRAPIGAPMTPGAVNALLAAASRRAGLDRAVHPHALRHGFASNVLDAGGSIDEVQELLGHASISSSQVYVHPAPERLRAAVERVGRAVGRGGTEDVTR, from the coding sequence ATGACGACGATGCGAGCTTTTCCGGTGCAGATGCCCTCTGGAACGCGGTACTGGACGGTGATCGACGAGGACCTGCTGGTCATGTCGGTGGCGGATGCATATCTGCGGTATGTGAGGTTCGGGCGTGATGGGGCCGAGTCCACGACCAAGTCGTATGCGGGCGCTGTCGCGTTGTATCTGTCGTGGTGCGCGGCCACGGGGCAGGACTGGCAGGCCGCGGCGGGGAAGATGCCGTCGTTCGTGCTGTGGCTTCGCCACTCCCCGTCGCAGCCAGGAGGGGCAACGGCCGGCGGGGTGGGCACGATCGTGGTGCGTGGACCGAGGCGGATCAACTGCGTGCTCGCGGGGGTGCGGGGGTTCCTGGCCTTCGCGGTGGATCACGGCGACGCTCCGAGAGGAGTGCTTGGTCAACTGTACGAGCTTGCCGATAGCCAGGACCTGCCGGCGGAGGCGCGCGGCGAGGACGGCGCCTGGAGGCTGCGGATGAGGGCCCGGCACCGGGTTCCGATTGTCAGGCAACGGCCCGGCCGGGCCAGCGATGACGACGTCCTCCTGCTGTTGCGGGCGTGTCGATCGGCGCGTGACCGGCTGCTGATGCTGCTGCTCGCGCTGGCAGGTCTGCGTCGCGGCGAGGTGGTTGGACTGCGGCGCGAGGACGTCCACTTCCTGCTCGACTCATCGGCTTTGGGCTGCAGCTTCCCCGGATCGCACCTGCACGTGGTGCGGCGACAGAACATCAATGGCGCGTGGGCGAAGTCGCGGCACTCGCGGATCGTCCCGGTGGATTCCCTTGTGGTGCAGGCCCACGACCAGTATGTCGCCGAGCGGGCCACGAAGGCCGGGGCGTGGGAGAGCGACTTCGTGTTCGTGAACCTGTTCCGTGCGCCAATCGGCGCGCCGATGACTCCCGGTGCGGTCAATGCACTGCTGGCCGCGGCCTCCCGCCGCGCGGGTCTGGATCGGGCGGTGCACCCCCATGCGCTGCGGCATGGGTTCGCCAGCAACGTCCTCGATGCCGGCGGGAGCATCGACGAGGTCCAAGAGCTCCTCGGGCATGCCTCGATCAGTTCGAGCCAGGTGTATGTCCACCCCGCACCGGAGCGGTTGCGGGCGGCGGTCGAGCGGGTAGGCCGAGCCGTCGGCCGCGGCGGCACCGAGGACGTGACAAGGTGA
- a CDS encoding IS3 family transposase (programmed frameshift), with protein MAAPRKYSVELKERATRMAVEARQDPATRPGALKRIADQLGVHPEALRTWVKQAEVDGGVRPGTTTSDAERIAQLERENRELRRANTILKQASAFFGGGDRPPTALIVEFVAAHRDEHGVDPICAVLRGTAAQIAPSTVRAHLSPQRTESARAVRDREVLSRIRGVHADNLGVYGARKVHASLKREGMSVARCTVERLMKADGLRGILRLKGRKTTHADGAETPRPADRVQRQFVADAPNTLWVADLTYIRTHSGWVYAAFILDVFSRMIVGWQVSTSMRTDLALDALDMGLWARRRVGQDVAGLIHHSDRGVQYRAVRYTERLDECDAVSSVGSKGDSYDNAMAEAFNSLFKAECIRNPVMRPHGGWRGLGDVEWAVAEYIDWFNHRRLHGEIDHVPPAEYETAYWSNHTAADYRETPVLAEAGTR; from the exons ATGGCAGCACCACGGAAGTACAGCGTTGAGCTGAAGGAACGAGCAACGAGGATGGCGGTCGAGGCCCGCCAGGATCCGGCGACGCGGCCGGGAGCGCTCAAGCGGATCGCCGATCAGCTCGGTGTGCATCCCGAGGCGCTCAGGACCTGGGTCAAGCAGGCCGAGGTCGACGGCGGCGTGCGCCCGGGCACCACTACCAGTGATGCCGAACGGATTGCCCAGTTGGAACGGGAGAATCGCGAGCTGCGGCGGGCGAACACGATCCTCAAGCAGGCCTCGGCTTTCTTTG GCGGCGGAGATCGACCGCCCACAGCGCTGATCGTGGAGTTCGTCGCTGCTCACCGCGACGAACACGGAGTCGATCCGATCTGCGCGGTCTTGCGCGGTACGGCCGCCCAGATCGCTCCGTCCACGGTCCGAGCTCACCTGAGCCCCCAGCGAACCGAATCGGCACGTGCGGTGCGTGACCGCGAGGTTCTGTCCCGGATCCGGGGTGTTCATGCCGACAATCTCGGGGTGTACGGGGCCCGCAAAGTGCACGCCAGTCTGAAACGAGAAGGGATGTCAGTGGCCCGGTGCACCGTGGAACGATTGATGAAAGCCGATGGGTTACGGGGAATATTACGGTTGAAAGGGCGGAAGACCACGCACGCTGACGGGGCCGAGACTCCGCGGCCGGCGGATCGGGTCCAGCGGCAGTTCGTCGCCGACGCGCCCAACACGTTGTGGGTGGCGGACCTGACCTACATTCGCACTCATTCGGGGTGGGTGTACGCCGCGTTCATCCTCGACGTGTTCTCCCGGATGATCGTCGGTTGGCAGGTTTCGACGTCGATGCGTACCGACCTGGCCCTCGACGCCTTGGATATGGGGTTGTGGGCTCGCCGACGGGTCGGCCAGGACGTCGCCGGATTGATTCACCATAGCGACCGCGGCGTGCAGTATCGAGCGGTGCGATACACCGAGCGCCTCGACGAGTGTGACGCAGTGTCTTCTGTTGGTTCCAAGGGAGATTCGTATGACAACGCGATGGCGGAGGCGTTCAACTCGTTGTTCAAGGCCGAGTGCATTCGCAATCCCGTGATGCGCCCGCACGGGGGCTGGCGAGGCCTTGGAGACGTCGAGTGGGCGGTCGCCGAGTACATCGACTGGTTCAATCACCGCCGCTTGCACGGCGAGATCGACCACGTCCCACCCGCAGAGTACGAGACCGCCTACTGGTCGAATCACACGGCGGCCGACTACCGTGAGACACCGGTCCTCGCTGAGGCCGGAACCAGATAG
- a CDS encoding PstS family phosphate ABC transporter substrate-binding protein has protein sequence MTILHFQRTRVAAVAVAAGLTLAACGGNDSTGGGEGESISGPVVIDGSSTVEPLSSAAAELFMGEHPDANVTVGTSGTGGGFEKFCAGETDISDASRPIKDSEIAVCQSNNIQYSPLVVANDALSVVVNNDNTWTDCLTVAQLNKIWAPGSTVNNWNQVDPSFPDEPLQLFGAGSDSGTFDYFTQAVNGTEGESRTDYNPTEDDNITVQGVSATKGALGYFGYSYLEANADKVKGVKIDSGGGCIAPSTQTAQDGTYKPLSRELFIYVSDAALKKPQVVAFADFYLGSNQEIVEAAKFIPLTPAQLQVAQAELDALNAKAGN, from the coding sequence GTGACCATCCTCCACTTCCAGCGGACCCGCGTCGCGGCTGTGGCGGTGGCGGCCGGGTTGACCCTGGCCGCGTGCGGTGGCAACGACAGCACGGGCGGCGGCGAGGGAGAATCCATCTCCGGGCCGGTCGTGATCGACGGATCCAGCACCGTCGAACCACTGTCCTCCGCCGCCGCCGAGCTGTTCATGGGCGAGCACCCCGATGCCAACGTCACCGTCGGCACCTCCGGCACCGGCGGTGGGTTCGAAAAGTTCTGTGCCGGTGAGACCGACATCTCGGATGCGTCCCGGCCGATCAAGGACAGCGAGATCGCCGTCTGCCAGTCGAACAACATCCAGTACAGCCCGCTCGTCGTCGCCAACGACGCGCTGAGCGTCGTGGTCAACAACGACAACACCTGGACCGACTGCCTCACCGTGGCGCAGCTCAACAAGATCTGGGCGCCGGGGTCGACCGTCAACAACTGGAACCAGGTCGATCCGTCGTTCCCGGACGAGCCGCTGCAGCTGTTCGGCGCCGGCTCGGACTCGGGCACCTTCGACTACTTCACCCAGGCCGTCAACGGGACGGAGGGCGAAAGCCGCACCGATTACAACCCGACCGAGGACGACAACATCACCGTCCAGGGGGTGTCCGCCACCAAGGGTGCGCTCGGCTACTTCGGCTACTCCTACCTGGAGGCCAACGCGGACAAGGTCAAGGGCGTCAAGATCGACAGCGGCGGCGGTTGCATTGCGCCCTCGACCCAAACCGCGCAGGACGGCACCTACAAGCCGCTCTCGCGTGAGCTGTTCATCTACGTCTCCGACGCCGCCCTGAAGAAGCCGCAGGTCGTCGCCTTCGCCGACTTCTACCTCGGGTCCAACCAGGAGATCGTGGAGGCGGCGAAGTTCATTCCGCTCACCCCCGCGCAGCTGCAGGTTGCGCAGGCCGAGCTCGACGCGCTGAATGCGAAGGCCGGCAACTAA